The following proteins come from a genomic window of Portunus trituberculatus isolate SZX2019 chromosome 35, ASM1759143v1, whole genome shotgun sequence:
- the LOC123513098 gene encoding maternal effect protein staufen-like isoform X5, giving the protein MTSMMAQVPMRMAQPSLVPPHQQRPPMMVSMTQPPPVSMQGLVSMAPMMAPTGGMAVMTQAMSHPESGVGPDHHTLSTQYHHHHPHHHHGPPGPHHPGPPPHHPSGPPQPPPTGPPPHTGPPHSQYHPAHHPAQTPHHGPHPSHGPHHGPHHSAPHSNPHTAPHSAPHTGPHSGPHSGPHSGPHSGPHSGPHTGPHSGPHSGPHSGPHSGPHGGPPAGPHGGPHGGPHSHGGPHSGPHMGLHSGSSSSGPHGGPHGGPHGGHHGGPAHLQATAGVTGPPHMTHPPHSVMHHSAPHQIGGMGSSGPGGMGTSPSNSHQQQQQPQQPQHQQQHQHQHQHQHQQPTQQQQQQQPPPHHAQVHQQPMTQTMQHPQQQTQPPLQPPQPPQQQQQPAQPQQDMVGGNSVVGLSPSANGVSVSSASSANSPLTGVGPMGTDPSASSKEKTPMCLINELARYNKIQHQYCLTDEKGPAHKKTFTVTLRLGESEDYTASGPSIKKAQHSAAAIALEKTQFKHPPPKTQRQNKQTKLTPTVELNALAMKRGEAAIYTFMETPRPPNPYFNMPPNIRAMYNQKYYGRPPLYPIFFVTLRVGSREFIGEGTTAQQAKHNAASKALKLMKTLPMPENAATCTQGDLSDLDPNADLKSPISLVHEIALKRNLMVTFEVVRESGPPHVRTFVTVCMVGEYRTEGEGTGKKVSKKRAAELMLEELRKLPALPPTTMVRIKRKPTTKKKSRNLIKEQKAAPEYGQGINPISRLIQIQQAKKEKEPVYTLLAERGVPRRREFIMQVTVGTQNAQGSGPNKKLAKRAAAENMLQLLGYSRPQPQPGKSAIKTDGANSDPDKTRKVTFLEDGGDQRGSEAAVVGSVNTLGQIGGPAVGGGRQLVPGLIMMPDGSALHGFQQVQPQGMGVVSVGPMVNMQATATIAKELLKSGNSPTAEAMVKQSLPPAPQGSLQGPPPSNQQALPPPPQQPPSMTGPPQQQQQQQQQQPQPPTQQPPQQPQPPPPQIQQPQQPPPQPQIPQQQQQPQPQQQQQQQQQQQQPPQQQQPHVPTQQQQQQQQQQQHQAMVNQNPVSTTQAVRPKDQLMYLAQILGLQVQFTDFPKGNKSEYLSLVSLSTNPPHVSHGAGPTIDDSHDQACLTALRALAQMGLDTVTATKQE; this is encoded by the exons GATGGCGCAGGTCCCAATGCGCATGGCTCAGCCTAGCCTGGTGCCGCCCCATCAGCAGCGACCCCCCATGATGGTCTCCATGACACAGCCACCACCTGTATCCATGCAGG GTCTGGTGAGCATGGCGCCCATGATGGCTCCCACTGGTGGGATGGCTGTCATGACTCAGGCCATGAGTCACCCCGAGTCAGGTGTTGGTCCTGACCACCACACCCTCAGCAcgcaataccaccatcaccacccacaccaccaccatggcccACCAGGTCCCCACCACCCTGGTCCTCCACCACATCATCCCAGTGGTCCCCCTCAGCCGCCCCCAACAGggcctcctccacacacaggtCCCCCGCACTCCCAATACCACCCAGCTCACCACCCAGCACAAACACCCCACCATGGCCCACACCCATCCCATGGCCCACACCACGGGCCCCACCACTCCGCTCCTCACTCCAACCCCCACACTGCCCCCCACAGTGCACCCCACACTGGCCCCCATTCCGGCCCTCACTCTGGCCCTCACTCGGGGCCACACTCGGGCCCTCACTCTGGTCCTCACACTGGCCCACACTCCGGCCCTCACTCTGGCCCCCACTCTGGCCCACACTCAGGGCCACATGGGGGGCCACCTGCTGGACCCCATGGAGGCCCTCATGGTGGCCCTCACAGCCATGGCGGCCCTCACTCGGGGCCACACATGGGACTCcacagtggtagcagcagtagtgggcCACACGGTGGTCCCCACGGTGGGCCGCATGGGGGTCACCACGGAGGGCCGGCCCATCTTCAGGCCACAGCTGGCGTGACTGGGCCACCCCACATGACCCACCCCCCACACTCTGTCATGCATCACTCAGCCCCACACCAG ATTGGTGGGATGGGCAGCAGTGGGCCAGGAGGGATGGGCACTTCACCTAGCAATAGtcaccagcaacagcaacaaccacaGCAACctcagcatcagcaacagcatcagcatcagcatcagcatcagcatcagcagccaacacaacagcagcagcagcaacaacctcCTCCACACCATGCACAG gTCCATCAGCAACCAATGACACAAACAATGCAGCATCCCCAGCAACAAACACAGCCTCCTCTacaaccaccacagccaccacagcagcagcagcagccggcaCAGCCCCAGCAGGACATGGTCGGTGGCAACAGTGTGGTGGGTCTCAGTCCGTCAGCCAATGGGGTCAGTGTCAGCAGTGCCTCCTCTGCCAATTCCCCGCTTACCGGTGTGGGACCGATGGGCACAGACCCTTCAGCCTCCAGCAAAGAAAAGACTCCCATGTGTCTCATTAATGAATTGGCCAGGTACAATAAG ATCCAACACCAGTATTGTCTAACGGATGAGAAGGGTCCTGCTCACAAGAAGACCTTCACTGTAACACTGCGTCTTGGTGAGAGTGAAGACTACACCGCGTCCGGCCCCAGCATCAAGAAGGCCCAGCACTCAGCTGCAGCCATTGCCCTGGAGAAGACACAGTTCAAACACCCTCCACCCAAAACACAGAGgcaaaataaacaaa CCAAATTGACGCCCACTGTGGAGCTGAATGCCTTGGCCATGAAGCGAGGGGAGGCTGCCATCTACACCTTCATGGAGACACCACGACCTCCCAACCCATACTTTAACATGCCTCCAAACATCAGGGCCATGTACAACCAG AAATATTACGGTCGACCTCCACTCTACCCCATCTTCTTTGTGACACTGCGGGTGGGATCACGAGAGTTCATAGGAGAGGGAACAACAGCGCAGCAAGCCAAGCACAACGCTGCCTCCAAGGCCCTCAAGCTGATGAAGACGCTGCCCATGCCAGAGAATGCTGCCACCTGCACCCAGGGAG ATCTCTCTGACCTGGATCCCAATGCAGACCTGAAGTCCCCCATCTCTCTGGTTCATGAGATTGCACTGAAGCGGAACTTGATGGTCACATTTGAAGTGGTGAGAGAGTCTGGGCCGCCACACGTCCGCACTTTTGTCACAGTGTGCATGGTTGGGGAATACCGCACCGAGGGAGAAGGCACTGGCAAGAAG GTGAGCAAGAAGAGGGCAGCAGAGTTGATGCTGGAGGAATTACGCAAGCTTCCCGCTCTGCCACCGACCACAATGGTTCGCATCAAGCGCAAACCcacaacgaagaagaagagccGAAACCTCATCAAG GAACAGAAGGCAGCCCCAGAGTACGGCCAGGGCATCAACCCCATTTCACGCCTCATCCAGATCCAGCAGgccaagaaggagaaggagcctGTGTACACTCTCCTGGCAGAGCGAGGGGTGCCACGCCGCAGGGAGTTCATCATGCAG gTCACTGTGGGAACCCAGAATGCCCAAGGAAGTGGACCAAACAAAAAACTTGCTAAGAGAGCAGCTGCTGAGAACATGTTGCAGCTATTGGGTTACTCTCGTCCCCAGCCTCAGCCAGGGAAGTCTGCAATCAAGACTGATGGTGCTAACTCAGATCCTGACAAAACCAGAAAG GTGACTTTcttggaggatggaggagaccAGCGAGGGTCGGAGGCAGCTGTGGTGGGCAGTGTGAACACCTTGGGTCAGATAGGAGGCCCTGCTGTTGGAGGAGGTAGGCAGTTAGTGCCAGGACTCATCATGATGCCAGATGGCTCAGCTCTCCATGGCTTCCAGCAGGTTCAACCTCAAG GCATGGGGGTGGTGAGTGTTGGTCCAATGGTCAATATGCAGGCTACTGCAACTATAGCCAAGGAGTTACTGAAGTCTGGAAACTCCCCTACAGCAGAGGCAATGGTGAAACAGAGTCTTCCACCTGCACCTCAGGGCTCCCTCCAG GGCCCTCCACCATCCAACCAGCAGgcccttccacctccaccccagCAACCACCCTCCATGACTGGcccaccacagcaacaacagcaacagcagcagcagcaacctcaGCCTCCCACTCAGCAGCCCCCACAGCAGCCCCAGCCACCCCCACCACAAATTCAGCAGCCACAGCAACCACCACCTCAGCCACAAATACcccaacagcaacagcagccacagccacagcagcagcagcaacagcaacagcaacagcaacagccaccacaacagcagcagcctcATGTACCAacccagcaacagcagcaacaacagcagcaacagcagcatcaagCTATGGTTAATCAG AATCCTGTATCCACCACACAGGCAGTGCGACCCAAGGACCAGCTGATGTACCTGGCCCAGATCCTGGGGCTGCAAGTTCAGTTTACTGATTTTCCCAAG GGAAATAAGAGTGAGTACCTGAGCCTGGTGTCTCTCTCCACCAACCCTCCCCATGTCTCTCACGGTGCTGGGCCCACCATTGATGACTCCCATGATCAG gCCTGCCTCACTGCCCTACGAGCCctggcacagatgggcctggatACTGTAACAGCAACTAAGCAggaatga
- the LOC123513098 gene encoding maternal effect protein staufen-like isoform X2 — translation MTSMMAQVPMRMAQPSLVPPHQQRPPMMVSMTQPPPVSMQGLVSMAPMMAPTGGMAVMTQAMSHPESGVGPDHHTLSTQYHHHHPHHHHGPPGPHHPGPPPHHPSGPPQPPPTGPPPHTGPPHSQYHPAHHPAQTPHHGPHPSHGPHHGPHHSAPHSNPHTAPHSAPHTGPHSGPHSGPHSGPHSGPHSGPHTGPHSGPHSGPHSGPHSGPHGGPPAGPHGGPHGGPHSHGGPHSGPHMGLHSGSSSSGPHGGPHGGPHGGHHGGPAHLQATAGVTGPPHMTHPPHSVMHHSAPHQIGGMGSSGPGGMGTSPSNSHQQQQQPQQPQHQQQHQHQHQHQHQQPTQQQQQQQPPPHHAQVHQQPMTQTMQHPQQQTQPPLQPPQPPQQQQQPAQPQQDMVGGNSVVGLSPSANGVSVSSASSANSPLTGVGPMGTDPSASSKEKTPMCLINELARYNKIQHQYCLTDEKGPAHKKTFTVTLRLGESEDYTASGPSIKKAQHSAAAIALEKTQFKHPPPKTQRQNKQTKLTPTVELNALAMKRGEAAIYTFMETPRPPNPYFNMPPNIRAMYNQKYYGRPPLYPIFFVTLRVGSREFIGEGTTAQQAKHNAASKALKLMKTLPMPENAATCTQGGEGQPTANLTEFLIPYLSDLDPNADLKSPISLVHEIALKRNLMVTFEVVRESGPPHVRTFVTVCMVGEYRTEGEGTGKKVSKKRAAELMLEELRKLPALPPTTMVRIKRKPTTKKKSRNLIKEQKAAPEYGQGINPISRLIQIQQAKKEKEPVYTLLAERGVPRRREFIMQVTVGTQNAQGSGPNKKLAKRAAAENMLQLLGYSRPQPQPGKSAIKTDGANSDPDKTRKVTFLEDGGDQRGSEAAVVGSVNTLGQIGGPAVGGGRQLVPGLIMMPDGSALHGFQQVQPQGMGVVSVGPMVNMQATATIAKELLKSGNSPTAEAMVKQSLPPAPQGSLQGPPPSNQQALPPPPQQPPSMTGPPQQQQQQQQQQPQPPTQQPPQQPQPPPPQIQQPQQPPPQPQIPQQQQQPQPQQQQQQQQQQQQPPQQQQPHVPTQQQQQQQQQQQHQAMVNQNPVSTTQAVRPKDQLMYLAQILGLQVQFTDFPKGNKSEYLSLVSLSTNPPHVSHGAGPTIDDSHDQACLTALRALAQMGLDTVTATKQE, via the exons GATGGCGCAGGTCCCAATGCGCATGGCTCAGCCTAGCCTGGTGCCGCCCCATCAGCAGCGACCCCCCATGATGGTCTCCATGACACAGCCACCACCTGTATCCATGCAGG GTCTGGTGAGCATGGCGCCCATGATGGCTCCCACTGGTGGGATGGCTGTCATGACTCAGGCCATGAGTCACCCCGAGTCAGGTGTTGGTCCTGACCACCACACCCTCAGCAcgcaataccaccatcaccacccacaccaccaccatggcccACCAGGTCCCCACCACCCTGGTCCTCCACCACATCATCCCAGTGGTCCCCCTCAGCCGCCCCCAACAGggcctcctccacacacaggtCCCCCGCACTCCCAATACCACCCAGCTCACCACCCAGCACAAACACCCCACCATGGCCCACACCCATCCCATGGCCCACACCACGGGCCCCACCACTCCGCTCCTCACTCCAACCCCCACACTGCCCCCCACAGTGCACCCCACACTGGCCCCCATTCCGGCCCTCACTCTGGCCCTCACTCGGGGCCACACTCGGGCCCTCACTCTGGTCCTCACACTGGCCCACACTCCGGCCCTCACTCTGGCCCCCACTCTGGCCCACACTCAGGGCCACATGGGGGGCCACCTGCTGGACCCCATGGAGGCCCTCATGGTGGCCCTCACAGCCATGGCGGCCCTCACTCGGGGCCACACATGGGACTCcacagtggtagcagcagtagtgggcCACACGGTGGTCCCCACGGTGGGCCGCATGGGGGTCACCACGGAGGGCCGGCCCATCTTCAGGCCACAGCTGGCGTGACTGGGCCACCCCACATGACCCACCCCCCACACTCTGTCATGCATCACTCAGCCCCACACCAG ATTGGTGGGATGGGCAGCAGTGGGCCAGGAGGGATGGGCACTTCACCTAGCAATAGtcaccagcaacagcaacaaccacaGCAACctcagcatcagcaacagcatcagcatcagcatcagcatcagcatcagcagccaacacaacagcagcagcagcaacaacctcCTCCACACCATGCACAG gTCCATCAGCAACCAATGACACAAACAATGCAGCATCCCCAGCAACAAACACAGCCTCCTCTacaaccaccacagccaccacagcagcagcagcagccggcaCAGCCCCAGCAGGACATGGTCGGTGGCAACAGTGTGGTGGGTCTCAGTCCGTCAGCCAATGGGGTCAGTGTCAGCAGTGCCTCCTCTGCCAATTCCCCGCTTACCGGTGTGGGACCGATGGGCACAGACCCTTCAGCCTCCAGCAAAGAAAAGACTCCCATGTGTCTCATTAATGAATTGGCCAGGTACAATAAG ATCCAACACCAGTATTGTCTAACGGATGAGAAGGGTCCTGCTCACAAGAAGACCTTCACTGTAACACTGCGTCTTGGTGAGAGTGAAGACTACACCGCGTCCGGCCCCAGCATCAAGAAGGCCCAGCACTCAGCTGCAGCCATTGCCCTGGAGAAGACACAGTTCAAACACCCTCCACCCAAAACACAGAGgcaaaataaacaaa CCAAATTGACGCCCACTGTGGAGCTGAATGCCTTGGCCATGAAGCGAGGGGAGGCTGCCATCTACACCTTCATGGAGACACCACGACCTCCCAACCCATACTTTAACATGCCTCCAAACATCAGGGCCATGTACAACCAG AAATATTACGGTCGACCTCCACTCTACCCCATCTTCTTTGTGACACTGCGGGTGGGATCACGAGAGTTCATAGGAGAGGGAACAACAGCGCAGCAAGCCAAGCACAACGCTGCCTCCAAGGCCCTCAAGCTGATGAAGACGCTGCCCATGCCAGAGAATGCTGCCACCTGCACCCAGGGAGGTGAGGGCCAACCCACTGCCAATCTCACTGaatttttaataccat ATCTCTCTGACCTGGATCCCAATGCAGACCTGAAGTCCCCCATCTCTCTGGTTCATGAGATTGCACTGAAGCGGAACTTGATGGTCACATTTGAAGTGGTGAGAGAGTCTGGGCCGCCACACGTCCGCACTTTTGTCACAGTGTGCATGGTTGGGGAATACCGCACCGAGGGAGAAGGCACTGGCAAGAAG GTGAGCAAGAAGAGGGCAGCAGAGTTGATGCTGGAGGAATTACGCAAGCTTCCCGCTCTGCCACCGACCACAATGGTTCGCATCAAGCGCAAACCcacaacgaagaagaagagccGAAACCTCATCAAG GAACAGAAGGCAGCCCCAGAGTACGGCCAGGGCATCAACCCCATTTCACGCCTCATCCAGATCCAGCAGgccaagaaggagaaggagcctGTGTACACTCTCCTGGCAGAGCGAGGGGTGCCACGCCGCAGGGAGTTCATCATGCAG gTCACTGTGGGAACCCAGAATGCCCAAGGAAGTGGACCAAACAAAAAACTTGCTAAGAGAGCAGCTGCTGAGAACATGTTGCAGCTATTGGGTTACTCTCGTCCCCAGCCTCAGCCAGGGAAGTCTGCAATCAAGACTGATGGTGCTAACTCAGATCCTGACAAAACCAGAAAG GTGACTTTcttggaggatggaggagaccAGCGAGGGTCGGAGGCAGCTGTGGTGGGCAGTGTGAACACCTTGGGTCAGATAGGAGGCCCTGCTGTTGGAGGAGGTAGGCAGTTAGTGCCAGGACTCATCATGATGCCAGATGGCTCAGCTCTCCATGGCTTCCAGCAGGTTCAACCTCAAG GCATGGGGGTGGTGAGTGTTGGTCCAATGGTCAATATGCAGGCTACTGCAACTATAGCCAAGGAGTTACTGAAGTCTGGAAACTCCCCTACAGCAGAGGCAATGGTGAAACAGAGTCTTCCACCTGCACCTCAGGGCTCCCTCCAG GGCCCTCCACCATCCAACCAGCAGgcccttccacctccaccccagCAACCACCCTCCATGACTGGcccaccacagcaacaacagcaacagcagcagcagcaacctcaGCCTCCCACTCAGCAGCCCCCACAGCAGCCCCAGCCACCCCCACCACAAATTCAGCAGCCACAGCAACCACCACCTCAGCCACAAATACcccaacagcaacagcagccacagccacagcagcagcagcaacagcaacagcaacagcaacagccaccacaacagcagcagcctcATGTACCAacccagcaacagcagcaacaacagcagcaacagcagcatcaagCTATGGTTAATCAG AATCCTGTATCCACCACACAGGCAGTGCGACCCAAGGACCAGCTGATGTACCTGGCCCAGATCCTGGGGCTGCAAGTTCAGTTTACTGATTTTCCCAAG GGAAATAAGAGTGAGTACCTGAGCCTGGTGTCTCTCTCCACCAACCCTCCCCATGTCTCTCACGGTGCTGGGCCCACCATTGATGACTCCCATGATCAG gCCTGCCTCACTGCCCTACGAGCCctggcacagatgggcctggatACTGTAACAGCAACTAAGCAggaatga
- the LOC123513098 gene encoding maternal effect protein staufen-like isoform X1, with the protein MTSMMAQVPMRMAQPSLVPPHQQRPPMMVSMTQPPPVSMQGLVSMAPMMAPTGGMAVMTQAMSHPESGVGPDHHTLSTQYHHHHPHHHHGPPGPHHPGPPPHHPSGPPQPPPTGPPPHTGPPHSQYHPAHHPAQTPHHGPHPSHGPHHGPHHSAPHSNPHTAPHSAPHTGPHSGPHSGPHSGPHSGPHSGPHTGPHSGPHSGPHSGPHSGPHGGPPAGPHGGPHGGPHSHGGPHSGPHMGLHSGSSSSGPHGGPHGGPHGGHHGGPAHLQATAGVTGPPHMTHPPHSVMHHSAPHQIGGMGSSGPGGMGTSPSNSHQQQQQPQQPQHQQQHQHQHQHQHQQPTQQQQQQQPPPHHAQVHQQPMTQTMQHPQQQTQPPLQPPQPPQQQQQPAQPQQDMVGGNSVVGLSPSANGVSVSSASSANSPLTGVGPMGTDPSASSKEKTPMCLINELARYNKIQHQYCLTDEKGPAHKKTFTVTLRLGESEDYTASGPSIKKAQHSAAAIALEKTQFKHPPPKTQRQNKQTKLTPTVELNALAMKRGEAAIYTFMETPRPPNPYFNMPPNIRAMYNQKYYGRPPLYPIFFVTLRVGSREFIGEGTTAQQAKHNAASKALKLMKTLPMPENAATCTQGGEGQPTANLTEFLIPYLSDLDPNADLKSPISLVHEIALKRNLMVTFEVVRESGPPHVRTFVTVCMVGEYRTEGEGTGKKVSKKRAAELMLEELRKLPALPPTTMVRIKRKPTTKKKSRNLIKVGQEEQKAAPEYGQGINPISRLIQIQQAKKEKEPVYTLLAERGVPRRREFIMQVTVGTQNAQGSGPNKKLAKRAAAENMLQLLGYSRPQPQPGKSAIKTDGANSDPDKTRKVTFLEDGGDQRGSEAAVVGSVNTLGQIGGPAVGGGRQLVPGLIMMPDGSALHGFQQVQPQGMGVVSVGPMVNMQATATIAKELLKSGNSPTAEAMVKQSLPPAPQGSLQGPPPSNQQALPPPPQQPPSMTGPPQQQQQQQQQQPQPPTQQPPQQPQPPPPQIQQPQQPPPQPQIPQQQQQPQPQQQQQQQQQQQQPPQQQQPHVPTQQQQQQQQQQQHQAMVNQNPVSTTQAVRPKDQLMYLAQILGLQVQFTDFPKGNKSEYLSLVSLSTNPPHVSHGAGPTIDDSHDQACLTALRALAQMGLDTVTATKQE; encoded by the exons GATGGCGCAGGTCCCAATGCGCATGGCTCAGCCTAGCCTGGTGCCGCCCCATCAGCAGCGACCCCCCATGATGGTCTCCATGACACAGCCACCACCTGTATCCATGCAGG GTCTGGTGAGCATGGCGCCCATGATGGCTCCCACTGGTGGGATGGCTGTCATGACTCAGGCCATGAGTCACCCCGAGTCAGGTGTTGGTCCTGACCACCACACCCTCAGCAcgcaataccaccatcaccacccacaccaccaccatggcccACCAGGTCCCCACCACCCTGGTCCTCCACCACATCATCCCAGTGGTCCCCCTCAGCCGCCCCCAACAGggcctcctccacacacaggtCCCCCGCACTCCCAATACCACCCAGCTCACCACCCAGCACAAACACCCCACCATGGCCCACACCCATCCCATGGCCCACACCACGGGCCCCACCACTCCGCTCCTCACTCCAACCCCCACACTGCCCCCCACAGTGCACCCCACACTGGCCCCCATTCCGGCCCTCACTCTGGCCCTCACTCGGGGCCACACTCGGGCCCTCACTCTGGTCCTCACACTGGCCCACACTCCGGCCCTCACTCTGGCCCCCACTCTGGCCCACACTCAGGGCCACATGGGGGGCCACCTGCTGGACCCCATGGAGGCCCTCATGGTGGCCCTCACAGCCATGGCGGCCCTCACTCGGGGCCACACATGGGACTCcacagtggtagcagcagtagtgggcCACACGGTGGTCCCCACGGTGGGCCGCATGGGGGTCACCACGGAGGGCCGGCCCATCTTCAGGCCACAGCTGGCGTGACTGGGCCACCCCACATGACCCACCCCCCACACTCTGTCATGCATCACTCAGCCCCACACCAG ATTGGTGGGATGGGCAGCAGTGGGCCAGGAGGGATGGGCACTTCACCTAGCAATAGtcaccagcaacagcaacaaccacaGCAACctcagcatcagcaacagcatcagcatcagcatcagcatcagcatcagcagccaacacaacagcagcagcagcaacaacctcCTCCACACCATGCACAG gTCCATCAGCAACCAATGACACAAACAATGCAGCATCCCCAGCAACAAACACAGCCTCCTCTacaaccaccacagccaccacagcagcagcagcagccggcaCAGCCCCAGCAGGACATGGTCGGTGGCAACAGTGTGGTGGGTCTCAGTCCGTCAGCCAATGGGGTCAGTGTCAGCAGTGCCTCCTCTGCCAATTCCCCGCTTACCGGTGTGGGACCGATGGGCACAGACCCTTCAGCCTCCAGCAAAGAAAAGACTCCCATGTGTCTCATTAATGAATTGGCCAGGTACAATAAG ATCCAACACCAGTATTGTCTAACGGATGAGAAGGGTCCTGCTCACAAGAAGACCTTCACTGTAACACTGCGTCTTGGTGAGAGTGAAGACTACACCGCGTCCGGCCCCAGCATCAAGAAGGCCCAGCACTCAGCTGCAGCCATTGCCCTGGAGAAGACACAGTTCAAACACCCTCCACCCAAAACACAGAGgcaaaataaacaaa CCAAATTGACGCCCACTGTGGAGCTGAATGCCTTGGCCATGAAGCGAGGGGAGGCTGCCATCTACACCTTCATGGAGACACCACGACCTCCCAACCCATACTTTAACATGCCTCCAAACATCAGGGCCATGTACAACCAG AAATATTACGGTCGACCTCCACTCTACCCCATCTTCTTTGTGACACTGCGGGTGGGATCACGAGAGTTCATAGGAGAGGGAACAACAGCGCAGCAAGCCAAGCACAACGCTGCCTCCAAGGCCCTCAAGCTGATGAAGACGCTGCCCATGCCAGAGAATGCTGCCACCTGCACCCAGGGAGGTGAGGGCCAACCCACTGCCAATCTCACTGaatttttaataccat ATCTCTCTGACCTGGATCCCAATGCAGACCTGAAGTCCCCCATCTCTCTGGTTCATGAGATTGCACTGAAGCGGAACTTGATGGTCACATTTGAAGTGGTGAGAGAGTCTGGGCCGCCACACGTCCGCACTTTTGTCACAGTGTGCATGGTTGGGGAATACCGCACCGAGGGAGAAGGCACTGGCAAGAAG GTGAGCAAGAAGAGGGCAGCAGAGTTGATGCTGGAGGAATTACGCAAGCTTCCCGCTCTGCCACCGACCACAATGGTTCGCATCAAGCGCAAACCcacaacgaagaagaagagccGAAACCTCATCAAGGTGGGTCAAGAG GAACAGAAGGCAGCCCCAGAGTACGGCCAGGGCATCAACCCCATTTCACGCCTCATCCAGATCCAGCAGgccaagaaggagaaggagcctGTGTACACTCTCCTGGCAGAGCGAGGGGTGCCACGCCGCAGGGAGTTCATCATGCAG gTCACTGTGGGAACCCAGAATGCCCAAGGAAGTGGACCAAACAAAAAACTTGCTAAGAGAGCAGCTGCTGAGAACATGTTGCAGCTATTGGGTTACTCTCGTCCCCAGCCTCAGCCAGGGAAGTCTGCAATCAAGACTGATGGTGCTAACTCAGATCCTGACAAAACCAGAAAG GTGACTTTcttggaggatggaggagaccAGCGAGGGTCGGAGGCAGCTGTGGTGGGCAGTGTGAACACCTTGGGTCAGATAGGAGGCCCTGCTGTTGGAGGAGGTAGGCAGTTAGTGCCAGGACTCATCATGATGCCAGATGGCTCAGCTCTCCATGGCTTCCAGCAGGTTCAACCTCAAG GCATGGGGGTGGTGAGTGTTGGTCCAATGGTCAATATGCAGGCTACTGCAACTATAGCCAAGGAGTTACTGAAGTCTGGAAACTCCCCTACAGCAGAGGCAATGGTGAAACAGAGTCTTCCACCTGCACCTCAGGGCTCCCTCCAG GGCCCTCCACCATCCAACCAGCAGgcccttccacctccaccccagCAACCACCCTCCATGACTGGcccaccacagcaacaacagcaacagcagcagcagcaacctcaGCCTCCCACTCAGCAGCCCCCACAGCAGCCCCAGCCACCCCCACCACAAATTCAGCAGCCACAGCAACCACCACCTCAGCCACAAATACcccaacagcaacagcagccacagccacagcagcagcagcaacagcaacagcaacagcaacagccaccacaacagcagcagcctcATGTACCAacccagcaacagcagcaacaacagcagcaacagcagcatcaagCTATGGTTAATCAG AATCCTGTATCCACCACACAGGCAGTGCGACCCAAGGACCAGCTGATGTACCTGGCCCAGATCCTGGGGCTGCAAGTTCAGTTTACTGATTTTCCCAAG GGAAATAAGAGTGAGTACCTGAGCCTGGTGTCTCTCTCCACCAACCCTCCCCATGTCTCTCACGGTGCTGGGCCCACCATTGATGACTCCCATGATCAG gCCTGCCTCACTGCCCTACGAGCCctggcacagatgggcctggatACTGTAACAGCAACTAAGCAggaatga